A genomic window from Haladaptatus caseinilyticus includes:
- a CDS encoding ABC transporter ATP-binding protein translates to MTETILKIDDLKTQFFTEEGVVRAVDGISFDVKEGEIVGLVGESGAGKSVAAQSILRLIDHPGEIVGGEVRFKDELLFGVEEGPDGELETRDEMLSNEEMRRRIRGKEIAIIFQDPMESLNPVFTVGNQLREFIEINRGLSKKEAKEEAVHMLREVGIPEPEARYDNYPHQFSGGMRQRVLIAMALACEPSLIIADEPTTALDVTVEGQILSLVNDLQDKYDTSFIWVTHDMGVVAELCDRVNVMYLGEIVEQATVDDLFYDTKHPYTEALLNSMPRPDQTVHELEPVKGVMPEAIDPPRGCRFHTRCPDAREACVEVHPECREVSDRDDPDEASHRSACIKHDEFDAGYWFSDPIEVRTKSGITGDALADRPEGGN, encoded by the coding sequence ATGACAGAGACAATACTCAAAATCGACGATCTGAAGACACAGTTTTTCACCGAGGAAGGCGTCGTTCGTGCGGTCGATGGTATCTCCTTCGACGTGAAAGAGGGCGAAATCGTCGGCCTCGTGGGCGAAAGCGGGGCCGGAAAGAGCGTCGCCGCCCAGAGCATTCTCCGCCTCATCGATCATCCCGGCGAAATCGTCGGGGGCGAAGTCCGCTTCAAGGATGAACTGCTGTTCGGCGTCGAAGAAGGGCCGGACGGCGAATTGGAGACGCGCGACGAGATGCTGTCGAACGAGGAGATGCGACGGCGGATTCGTGGCAAGGAGATCGCCATCATCTTCCAGGATCCGATGGAGAGCTTGAATCCCGTGTTCACGGTCGGCAATCAGCTTCGGGAGTTCATCGAAATCAATCGCGGCCTCTCGAAAAAGGAGGCAAAGGAAGAAGCGGTGCACATGCTTCGCGAGGTCGGGATTCCAGAACCCGAAGCACGCTACGACAACTACCCCCACCAATTCTCCGGTGGGATGCGCCAGCGTGTGCTCATCGCCATGGCGTTGGCCTGCGAACCGAGCCTCATCATCGCGGACGAACCCACGACGGCGCTGGACGTGACCGTCGAGGGTCAAATCCTTTCGTTGGTGAACGATCTGCAGGACAAATACGATACGAGTTTTATCTGGGTGACCCACGACATGGGGGTCGTCGCCGAGCTCTGTGACCGTGTCAACGTGATGTATCTCGGCGAAATCGTGGAACAGGCGACGGTAGACGACCTGTTCTACGATACGAAACATCCCTACACGGAAGCCCTGTTGAATTCGATGCCGCGCCCCGACCAGACCGTGCACGAACTGGAGCCCGTGAAAGGCGTGATGCCCGAAGCGATCGACCCCCCGCGAGGGTGTCGCTTCCACACGCGCTGTCCGGACGCCCGTGAAGCCTGTGTCGAGGTTCACCCCGAGTGTCGGGAAGTCAGCGACAGGGACGACCCGGACGAGGCCTCACACCGGTCTGCCTGCATCAAACACGACGAGTTCGACGCAGGATACTGGTTCAGCGACCCGATCGAGGTTCGCACGAAGTCGGGAATCACAGGCGACGCACTCGCCGACCGACCGGAGGGGGGTAACTGA
- a CDS encoding ABC transporter permease encodes MGTGETSSDKLRESQSNERYDSDERVESRVGWRYTLDQIRRDTTARIGFYTISFILAVAVFAWIDAKLFDYAIASRFWYNPVNDPANARILLPPVGMENTFGTGTWKYPLGTDHRGRDILVRLVYGTRIAMQVGIVSTGFGLIAGTLVGAVAGYHGGWIDDALMRLVETLYAIPFLVLVIAFMAAFGRDLTFAMIGVGITTIPVFARLIRSRVVSVREEEYIEAARAAGVRDRNIILRHVIPNSFAPVLVQATLQVGISILIVAGLSFLGFGAQPPTPSWGQMLNQSRGYMLPDPWFSLWPGLAILITVMGFNLLGDGLRDALDPRINN; translated from the coding sequence ATGGGAACAGGTGAAACTTCATCCGACAAACTCCGCGAATCGCAGTCGAACGAGCGATACGACTCCGACGAAAGGGTTGAGTCCCGTGTCGGCTGGCGATATACGCTCGATCAAATTCGCCGGGATACGACCGCGAGAATCGGTTTTTACACCATCAGCTTCATTCTCGCCGTCGCCGTCTTCGCGTGGATAGACGCGAAACTGTTCGATTACGCCATCGCGAGTCGGTTCTGGTACAATCCCGTGAACGACCCCGCGAACGCACGGATCCTCCTCCCACCGGTCGGGATGGAGAACACGTTCGGAACCGGGACGTGGAAATATCCGCTTGGAACCGATCACCGCGGCCGCGACATTCTCGTCCGACTCGTCTATGGGACCCGAATCGCTATGCAGGTCGGCATCGTTTCGACCGGCTTCGGGCTCATCGCGGGCACCCTCGTCGGCGCCGTCGCGGGGTATCACGGCGGGTGGATAGACGACGCGCTGATGCGCCTCGTCGAGACGCTGTATGCGATCCCGTTCCTCGTGCTCGTCATCGCGTTCATGGCCGCGTTCGGCCGCGATTTGACCTTCGCCATGATCGGCGTCGGTATCACGACGATACCCGTGTTCGCCCGGCTGATTCGATCGCGCGTGGTCAGCGTACGCGAGGAAGAGTACATCGAGGCGGCACGTGCCGCGGGAGTGCGTGACCGAAACATCATCCTCCGACACGTCATCCCGAACAGCTTCGCACCCGTTCTCGTGCAGGCAACCTTGCAGGTCGGCATCAGCATCCTCATCGTGGCCGGTCTCTCGTTCCTCGGCTTCGGCGCACAACCGCCGACGCCATCGTGGGGCCAGATGCTGAATCAGTCACGTGGCTACATGCTTCCCGACCCGTGGTTCAGCCTGTGGCCCGGCCTCGCCATTCTCATCACCGTGATGGGGTTCAACCTGCTCGGGGACGGCCTGCGAGACGCGCTCGACCCACGAATAAACAACTAA
- a CDS encoding ABC transporter permease, translating to MGILRYTIRRSLQAIPVLIGIATITFLLTNAIPGDPVQIMLGPSPSAEMVQEIRAQYGLDEPLPVRYVNYLTALVQGDFGQSIYYGTPVLTKIMERLPVTLLLMLSSFTFALVTAIPLGIISARRRNQPTDHVSRIVALIGVSTPSFWIGLMLIIVFAYHLNWFPATGLVLPWANPSSVEGASSQLDVFWQTGMHLLLPTLSLGTLQMAAITRIERSSMLEVLQQEYVKLARAYGVSERTILRKHAFRNAQLPVITVVGLQLTSALGGAVLTETVFNINGMGRLIITAINNQDYPLVMGTTVFFGLTFVVGVILTDLSYAYIDPRVTYDEVD from the coding sequence ATGGGAATTCTCCGATACACGATTCGCCGGTCTTTGCAAGCTATCCCGGTTCTGATCGGAATCGCGACGATTACGTTCCTGCTGACGAACGCGATTCCGGGCGACCCCGTCCAGATCATGCTCGGGCCATCCCCGAGTGCAGAGATGGTCCAGGAAATCAGGGCGCAGTATGGCCTGGACGAACCGCTCCCCGTGCGGTACGTGAACTATCTCACCGCGCTCGTACAGGGTGACTTCGGCCAGAGTATCTACTACGGAACGCCCGTACTGACGAAGATCATGGAGCGACTGCCGGTGACGCTCCTGCTCATGCTCTCTAGTTTCACGTTCGCACTAGTGACGGCCATTCCGCTCGGCATCATCTCCGCCAGACGGCGGAACCAACCGACCGACCACGTGTCGCGTATCGTCGCCCTCATCGGCGTCAGTACGCCATCGTTCTGGATCGGGCTGATGCTCATCATCGTCTTCGCGTACCATCTGAACTGGTTCCCAGCGACGGGGCTGGTTCTCCCATGGGCGAACCCCAGTTCTGTCGAAGGGGCGTCCTCGCAACTCGACGTCTTCTGGCAGACGGGGATGCACCTGCTCTTGCCGACCCTTTCGCTCGGGACCCTTCAGATGGCGGCGATTACCCGAATCGAACGGTCGTCGATGTTGGAGGTCCTCCAGCAGGAGTACGTGAAGTTGGCGCGTGCCTACGGAGTCTCCGAACGAACGATTCTGCGAAAACACGCCTTCCGCAACGCACAACTCCCGGTCATTACCGTCGTTGGACTCCAACTTACTTCCGCGCTCGGCGGAGCCGTACTGACCGAGACGGTGTTCAACATCAACGGAATGGGACGGCTCATCATTACGGCGATCAACAATCAGGATTATCCGCTGGTCATGGGAACGACGGTCTTTTTCGGCCTGACGTTCGTCGTCGGCGTCATCCTCACTGACCTTTCGTATGCGTATATCGATCCCCGCGTGACCTACGACGAGGTGGACTGA